CTGCTGAGTCAGTTTTcactctgttgttttcctgtttactgTTTCTCCTTTATGTTGTTTGGCAtctaactacttcagcatactccCCACTTTAATAACCATTCAGGCGTGAAAgagttcagctcattcagatgCTATGATTTCTGATATCCCTaaatattatcattttaaaatatttaactttttttcttttacaattcTGAATGAAATGCATACAGATTACTTCAAATTCTGGAGAGCTAACTActtagctactgctttgctaatTTAAGCCACTGCTTTTCTAATTTCAAcatctgttttgctcattttagctgctgttttggtcatttatgttttagcacctgtttagctaattttacaTTCCAATGAGCCAGTTTCAGcatctgttttctgctccttttagctactattttgctgcttttagctgctgcttttagcctctgctgctctgcttgttCTAACTTTTAGCAGTTTCAACTCCAACTTTCAGCAAAGTCACTCTGCGTTTTGGCAGAAAACGCCATTTCTCGAGTTTCTGACGAGTTGTcgtgttgtttgtttatctatttatgtgttgtttatttatttttctgtatgttttcaaTTTGGGttaagtttatttcattttatctgaCCCTGTCAGTATTTTGGCTGACGAGTGACGTCAAACCCACAGCTGTAGCTGCTCTGGCGCATGCGCCGTTCGTGACTGGAGCGGGAGCCCAGAAGCTGCTTTGTTGTGAGCGTCGCAACGCTGCGACTTTCTGCGTGTTAGCTGCTGTTTGCAAGATCTTACGGGGACTATTCGCAATGCTGCGCGCACATTAAGCGCTGTTAACTTGTTTTAAGTCGAAAACCGACGCTGTTTCCGCCGGGAGGACGCTCCAGACGACAGAAGTTGACCTCTCTCGTTTATAAACAAAACGCTGcgagctgctgtttttaaggtGGCGCGTCAGAGACAGCTGCGAGACTCGTCCGATTCCCGTGCGTCGAGTTGGCCAACTTGGTTGTCGGTCGCGCTTTTTGTCGGCGATGGAGACGTCCGTGCGGCGGTGCTAGGAGCCGAACCGCTCCGCGACGCATCCGCGCGAACATGAGAGGAGAGGACAGCCGGTTTGCGGGAAGCCGGTCCATGGCCACTGGAAGAGGGGGTGAACGTCCCTGCAGCTGCCCCCACTTGACGGAGGAGGAAGGACTTGCTGACAAGAAGGGCGACCTGAGGCCTCCTCGTCATCTGTCCAGGTCTTCATAGGAGACGAGCGGACTTGATTTGATCATGGAGACGGTGGGGAAATTCGAGTTTAGTCGGAAGGACCTGATAGGACATGGCGCATTCGCTGTCGTGTTTAAAGGAAGGCACCGAGAGGTGACTGCACACTGTTTAcatctccttttttattattattttttttttacacatgcacaatTCCACAGAGAGATGATGAGTCACTTTTAATAAACCATTAGGCATCGTTTAGCATTTTATTGTCCATTTGACGTTTGTTGTCATTGTACGACCTTAAGAGGCCCTGAAGCGCAAACAGGAcgttccttaaaaaaaaacaacaaaaaaaaaaaacacaaaacatcacgcagttgcaaaacatttttattttattgcatggATGCTAAACTTGCAACTGTCTTCATCTGTATTCAGAAGTGTCGAGCCTCACTTTGGTTACAAGTGGAAATAAAGCCCATCGGACTGGTTTTGTTTCCCCTCTAAGCGCCATTAAAACAGACATGTCGGAACATGTATGCTCGGATTTAAAGCATAAGAATGATGCGAGCTTTGCTTGTAAACTCACTGTGATCCTCTGTTTCCCCCCCTGCTGTGATAAATGTGTCCAAATGCATCAATTCTGCATAATAAGAATCAGTGACATCTCTTGGAAGGCACAGCTTACTCAGCTTTGGGGCTTTATTGCCAAACATTTGCACTAAATTTCTCATCTGTGCAGCAATAATCAGTGTAATGTGTCAGGGAAAGCCATGGAAAACAACCTGCTCCTTCCTCTGGAAGCTGATTTTTGCCGTGCAATGTGTCCCTTTTAGAAACACGACTGGGAGGTGGCAGTGAAATGCATCAACAAGAAGAACTTGGCCAAATCTCAGACGCTTTTGGGTAAAGAGATCAAAATACTGAAGGTAAGACGGACTTACTGCAGTTTCTTTCTGTCAAACTGCTTACCATTAAGTTCTGGAAATCTCAAATCTTATGTTTCGGGGACTGAGGCGTGGGAACTTTTCATTATGTAAAGCTTTTAGTGTCAGAACAAGTCAAAGTGGAAGACTGTCACATCTcctacagataaataaaagtccCAAATGTACAGATATAaggggatatatatatattaaaaaaatgattcatCCTCCAAATAactattattgttttcattatttccaCAGGAACTGAAACATGAGAACATTGTTGCTTTACTGGACTTTCAGGTATGCAGTATTTAAATGGCATTTAAAGCGTGCATGTTATTGTCTCAGTGTGACAGATTTTTAGACTGacgctgttttgaaacaaatgtttgcaacaagctgcAGGAGTCAGCGGGTGGTGTATATACAGACCCACTGTGGAGGCTAACAACCCAGCTAACGTCAGGCTCAGAGCTGCGGAGAAGAAATAATGTTGTGCACAATTACTTCAGAACTATATAAACTACCATAAACAGGCCTAAATATTGCTTAAATGAAACAGCCTATTGACACAACGATTTACACTACatctaaaatgaattaaagtgtTAAATTTAGTCTTAGTAGTTCATACTCATGTTGAATATTGTAGATAAAAATGTGGAGTTTTGTGAACGTAAGGTGAGGTAAATATCAGTGCAGTTTGAAGAGTCACATTTTTCCTCCTCAGTAAACAGTTTTGTTACGTTCTGCtcaaagattttttgttttgtttttttccgtAAAGCTTCAGTTTCCACTCCGTGTCCCCTTTGAGCAGAGTCATCATTTCCTGTGTTTACATTCTGTGTGCAGTCACACCACCCACTCGCAATGGCCTTTGTCAGCAAGGCTTTCTGGGAAGTGTAGTGCAAGTCCCTTTATGCCTCACgtacttgtgtttatttttaaatcatgggCTTAGTGCGCAGatgaaagttgttgtttttttccccacagcaGATGCAGACATCTGTATGACTCTGTTTACTCCCTGTCACACTCGCTGGCGCATTGTTCAGTGACAAATGTGAATCGTCGGTCGCGGCGATGCTGTTGCCTGTAGCCTAGTTACTGATCTGAAGCTCGCtatcacagcacacacacacacacacacccctcccgGGTCGCTGAGACATCACGTCTCTCACGTCCTCACACTCTGTCTTATCTGAACCCAGCAGgtgtctctttgttttgttttttcatccatAATTAACTCACTGccatctggttttaaaaaaaaaacaaaaaaaacagaacgctaatttacattttattgcatTATTCCACTAATAAAATAGTTCAGAGGTGTGTAAATGATGCCTTGCTGGCTTTTCTAATGTTTATCTTATATGAAATGTCACGTTTGagtgttgagttttttttaactgcaaaaaaAGTCTAACTCTGTAGTGAATGCAAACTAGTGGGTTTTTATTGccaaaattgacatttttgttttacagcttcGATTTGACCTTTCATTTTCTAGCCTTCTCTCCTTCGATAAAAGGCGAAAGCCCTGAGCTGTTGCATGAATTCGTGGCTAGCATCTCTGAAGCTGCGGTGCTGTGTTCGGGCGTTATCAGCAGCTCGCGAAGGTCAGAAATCGTGATGTAAGCAGCAGATCTACATTCCAGTCCTTACGTAAAGCTACGACCTGTGGGTAGTGACCAACCGGACTGTTCAAGTAAGCTTCTTCTGAAGAGTGGGTGGGCTCAGCTCTTTGGGATTAGCTCACATTAGAGTCTCTGAGCCAGTTGATCTGGTTTAATGACAAGATCTCATGAACGCCCTccaagggagagagagagagaggggttTTATTCTGGTCCCATTGGTaggagacctcagggcagacccagatcTCACTGgagaggctgttttttttgttttgtttttgttttttgcctgaCTTGGGAACACCTCAGAGTCACACTGAGTGATGTAAAGGGAGGTCTGGGGATCTCTGCTCAGGCCGTTGCCCCAGCAACCTGCTTTTGGATAAGCGGCAGAAGATGGACGGATAAATTGACAGAGTTCATCAGATGAGATCGATGACGCATCTGAGAAAACCTAATCGTCTTATATTCTGATAAACCTTCGTTTTTAATTCACTTTGAGTTATAATTGTAATCACCCTCTGCTTGGAGTTTCCCAAATTACTTCCccctgattaggttttggaaaATTTTGATGAATCTCCCCCCCCTTTCTAAACAATATAATAGAGCTGTAAGTGATGAACCTTTAGCAGCACCAAGCTTTTTACACAACAAAGGTTCAGAGCCGAAATTCTTCCTGAATTCGTAAATCCAGGCTGTCGGCTCTCCTCCTGGACCTGCCGGGACCTGCCGGGCTGCCTGTTTGCTGTCCGTCTTCATTAAAGGCCAAAAGCAGCCACCGTGAGAAGCCCTGACTCAGCCGAACTCCAGAAAACGGGCTGGCCTCTGACCGCTGCATTCACAGATACTGAAATGGGGTCAGATTGAGCGATGGCTGTCATCTGTTGCCATGTGATAAGAGGGCTTTTGAGGtctgcagtaatgtttttttcttttttttttttaaatacattttcctcCAAAATTCTGAGAGTGTTTCTAAAGGACGGTAGCTTCAATGAATATTAATTGTTGAAACAGTTTCTCAAATGTataataaatgtgtaaataaatggatttcagtcttttctgtGTTAACAGTGGAAACtactttttggggttttttttctttaagttttcacaactgttttatttcatttggaAATTACACGTGGATTGGTTTCTGTCTTACTAGAGCGGTGTTTTCATTGAGACCTTCTTTCCAGGAGCTTTGATACGTGTCGGTGTGTGTTCGCTCTCTTTAAGGTCTTACATATTTCTGAAATGAGAATTACACGTTCATTTTGTTGTCTAACAAGCTGTTTTCTCTGTTCGTCAGGAAACCGCCAGCTCCGTGTACCTGGTGATGGAGGTAAGCTTGCTGCGATCCCGTGCTTTGTTCGCAGAGTGATGTATTGTCTCAACTCCGTCACATTCTCGACTGTAATTAGCCGAGCCTTCAGGCGTCAAAGCACTAAATGGTTGCCAGAAAATAATtatatgctgcttttttttttgtcgtggCTGGGTGCTATTTACCTGATGAAGAGTGTCAGGAATAACACGTGTGCCCGTTCACTTATTTGGCCTGTCCATTGGTAATgcacaccattttttttttttttttaagtttatttctatCACTGACAGTTCAAAGTAGAGTAGTACTGAACATGCTAGCAGTCAGTCCAGCTCctctggtttttatttccttttgctgGATCATTAAACACGTGTATCATGTTGatctgtttatgtgtgttgtGAGAAGACATGCAACATATTTGCCATCCGTGCAGCAAAACCTGTTCAAACACAACTCAAACGTAAAGGTTTTCATGCTCCAATGAGTAATAAACCATATAACATGGAGTCCTTAGTTTGTAGGAGTTTTAGTTTGTAGGAGTTTTAGTTTGTAGGAGTTTTAAACGCTCTGAAAATGATATAACAAGCATTTTAGTTTAgaagaatatatattttctgcatATTCTGAAACCAAATCTCATGATCTCTATGCTTACCTCTGGGTTCTAAAGAAGGAGATGACTTCAGAGGCAGCTACTTGTCAcacctcagttttgtttttttccgtCAGTTCATTCATATTAATAACTGGAGCAGGAAGGAGGATGTAAATCTGGGAGCACATCACTTTTAAGCAAATCACTCCTGTGATCTGCTCTGCTTTCTCTGAGGCGGGGTTAAGAGTCTTTGCACAGAAGCCCTCCTTGTTTCATGTGTGCCATAATGTTATTCCTTTTTATCTCTCTCCCATCccgtcttttttcttttttttttaaatctcagtaCTGCAACGGAGGTGATCTTGCAGACTACTTACACTGTAAGTGCAACAGTTCATTTATTGCTAATCAGTCAGTAAAGTTTACATTTAGTTAATTATTTTGCtattctttctctctcttttttttttttttgttctccagcCAAAGGCACGCTGAGTGAGGACACCATCCGGGTGTTCCTGCAGCAGATTGCGGGAGCCATGAGGGTCCTACAGACCAAAGGGATAATCCACCGGGACCTCAAACCCCAAAACATTCTGCTCTCCTACCCACCAGGGCGCAAATCTCATTCCAACAACACCTGCATCAAGATCGGTAGGTTTCATGTTAGGGCGGTCCGCAAACGGGGGACGCATTCAGAAACGAACTGTTCCATCATCGGCTTCTCAGTATCGACAACCTCCGGCTCAGCTGGAGCTGCAACTCTTCCAGGGTGTTCAtttagctggtgtttttgtaaaaatacacaGCACTGAGCATTCTGGGTCTTGGTTCAACGTTCTGGTTTCCCTGTAAAGGAACAGATGACTCTGAGGTTCAGTTAGAAGGAACATGTTTTCAGAGGTGGATCTAGATTAAGTGtggattgttttaaacatgagaGGAAATCTATTTAAGGATCCTCTATAAAGCAGAAGTGAGTGCAGTCTGTTCGATATCTCCTCGGTGTCAGATGTTGCCAAATCGGATCAGCTTCCAGTTATCGTTTTACTTTTAAGATGAACCATATTTGTTGTcattctaaaaacaaataaaatctaatgGTTTAGATTTCCTAAGTTTGAACTGCAGGCCTTGCAGTGGGACCTTTGACATCAGTTGTAAtgagatgaaatgtttttgatggCAGATTCAGGCCTCAGCAGCGAGGCTCTGTGTCGAAACGGTCTCTCATTTTTCGGAGATATTTTTTGTCCACGCTTTGCTAAAGAGGTTGattcttgacatttttctttttaaaaataataaaaccaagtTCTCTTATTTAAATCAGACACCATACTTGGTTTAGTCCCAGTTCTTAGTTCCAACACCTTTTTCAGTCATGCAGCGCCTCATTTGGAGTTCATGCTGGTGTCGTTTGTCCTGTTggagaagaaaaatacatttgcaaGCAGCAAACTGCCCATAAACTTGCTTTCAAATGACAGTTTTCGCAGCTATAATTAGTGGTGCTTGTTTCCAAATTTCTGTATGAATTCCAGATACATCAATTCTCAGATTAAAGTCAGTCTCGTTGATTAAAACATCTCATTTGGTTTGATAATAAGTTATGCAAAATATTACAGTGCAGCAGCTGATCCTGATAgataattatattatttattttttcctttacatttGGAAACTCTTGGTTCTTAAGTCCATTAATTTTCCTCTCTGGTAAGATTTACTTCATGGCAGGAATTTAATCTCAGACAGTCTCATAATCCTCATGACTTTAGGACAGTCCAACTCAAAGGCAGCTTTAAACGTTGCACCTAAACTGATGCAGGGATTTCCTGAAACTATCTGTGACTCGTTTATGGTTTCCTAAACGGACTGCAGGAAGAAAAATCAGTAAGAAATTTGACTGATACGTCTTATAACATCAAGCACATAAAAACTCCAGTGTGAGTTTGCATTTTCACTAAAGCTGCCATCCTAGTGAAGATATCTAACTTTTTATGCTGGAGTATTGtaatttatagtttcttttcaGGTGGAAGTGTGCTGCAGACTAAAATGTATTTCTCAGAGCCAGCTGAAGCGATCCTAATCAGTTTTTCTCCCAAACATTTCCTCTCATCCTTGTGTTTCTCTCAGCGGACTTTGGCTTCGCCAGGTACCTTCAGAGCAACATGATGGCGGCGACACTCTGCGGCTCCCCCATGTACATGGTAAAGACGTTTTGTAGGCGTTTTATGTTTGACGagattcttttagctttagtttcATATCAAGAAGGTAAAGTTGTGCAGTCCTCCCTGGTGTtgccttttaaaatgagtttcatGTAAAAGCAAGTGACAAAACTCAGGAATAATGTGAACATAATTAATATTTGTTCTGtgactcgttttttttttcctgaacagGCTCCTGAAGTGATCATGTCCCAGAACTACGATGCCAAGGCTGACTTGTGGAGTATAGGAACTATAGTGTTTCAGTGTCTGACTGGAAAAGCTCCTTTTcaggtaaacacacactttATATTATCACTAATGAACAAACGTGAGAGCCGATTCTAGAGAATGAAGTTGTTTTGCTTGTCTTTATTGACAGTGAATATGTTCCAAGATTGGAcaggtaaaatgttaaatttctatgtattttttgtgttactGATGTCATAAACATACACAAACAACTCATAGAAAGTCAGTTCTGATTCGAAGTAAAAACTCATGTCAGTGTAACATTATTCAgttgagagcttttttttttcttctaatttttctttttgagaagTTGTGAGCGAGCTTTCAAGAGGCGTTTAAATGTCCTGCAGCGGCAGAACGGAGACCGTCGGGGACAAAACAACAAGATCTGCAGCTCGGCGAATACATGTCATCGTTTCTCTGGCAGCTCCAGCGCTGCGCCACTTCCTCCTCGCTGCGTTACTCGTCACCTCAGACAGGATGTCAAAATCAGACACGGAGTGGACATTTGTTTCTGGCAGtctgaaaacacagacagaactgaGCACATTAAGGAAACaaggaaatagaaaaaaaagaaaatcctgtaATACAGTTTCTCCAGAAGCTTTGCTCATTGGCTAATGTGCTTCCATCTCTTAATCGTTATGGAGATCATGAAGTTCACATTTAGTTAAAGTGGAAAAGTGGTTGTTCAGCTGAGGGTAATAAGAGTTAATGGTCAGGAACATGtggctttgttttattgtactttattcatttattcaggTAATAAAAAGAAGGAATAAATCCCTACGGAACAGATACGTTaaggagaagcagctttttttatctttgtttcctctaaatttatttaaaatcatgttGCAGCTTCCaaattttaaatctgcttcGTCTGAAAAAGAGTCGTTATGTCTGAAAAAGTCAAGATAatgaagaaaaagtgaaaaagtaaaCACCAGTAGGTCAGCGTTCTTCTGTTTTCCACTTTTCTCTTTAGGCCAGCAGTCCTCAGGACCTCCGGCTGTTttatgagaaaaacaagaacctcAGCCCCAAGTAAGGACCTGGAATTTGCGCTTCGACTCtgagatgtttgttgtttttgtttcactgttaTTTATTGTTGTCCGTGAGATTGTCCGTCTTATGAAAGGGAAGCTCTGACAAGGATTACTCAGCACATTTTTGCTGTCGCACAGCAGAACAGACGCTGCTCAGCTGTGGCATAAAAGCTAACCTTAGAAGTTTTTAAGAGTCCCGTAGATGCAGCTGAAAGTGCCGTGTCCGTTGTGTTTGCCTTCAGTATCCCCAGAGAAACGTCTCACCACCTGAGGCAGCTGCTGCTGGGTCTGCTGCTGCGCGGCCCCAAAGACCGGATGGAGTTCGGTCAGTGAAACTCGGTTTAACGATTTAACAATTAATTATACGAGTGCACTTCATGCACAACAATCATTTTACTCACTGTCACTCTTGCATCGATtataaatgtctgctttttatCGTCAActtgtttctctctctgactTTGTTAGATGAGTTTTTTTGTCATCCATTCCTGGATGCCAGCTCATCCGTTAAAAAGAGTAAGTCAGAAGTCATGTGACACGTTTTCTGTAAGAACGCCGGGggattcatgtttgttttgtcccaACAATAAAGAgactatgttttgttttaaaaccaccaTGTCAGTGATGCTGAACACAATTAGAAGCTCGTGTAGTTTGTTAAAAACGTTCTGATTACATTTACCGTTTCTGGTCTGACTGTGTTTTTTCTCCTCGAGTTATTTAAACCGTGTTCCATTTTGTGACAGCCACTCCCACAGTGACCATGACCTGTTTACCCAGCTCTGCATCAGCCAGCTCCTGTAGCAGCTCCTCGACCTCTCACCTCGCTTCACCGCCGGTTTGTCTTCAGTATTTCTGCCGTTAGGCcgtttgcccccccccccccatgcaTGAGGCTGATTGAGTAGAAACCTGTCTGACCTTTACTCTCTGGTAGCTCTTTTAtactctccttttttttgttgtttacccaccactttctgtcttcctgtcaCGACAGCAGTCTCTTGCTGAGACTCAGCATCTGAGGGCCAAAGTCCCGGCCTCCCCGACCCAGGAGGCCACCGGTTTTCTCCTCAAGGACTCATCTGGAGCGGGCGGCAGCAGCAAGAACTCCTCCTCTTGTGACACAGATGATTTTGTCATGGTGCCTGCCCATTTTACCAGTGAGGAAACACTCTATCAAAACATCAGACTGAGCTGTACATTGATCTTAAATCTATATAGTTTATGCTGGTTATTGTGagcattttaataaataccAGATTCTAAGGGTTTGGAGGATGTCTTGTTCACTCttctgtaattgtttttttttgttattcctGAATTTTCAGCAGGTGAGCTGACGTGTGAGAGTAAAGTGCTGCAGGACAGCCTGATGAACAGCGGGTGAGAACCACCAActtgtttttcagtctttgtcAGCACCGATATCGGTCTTATTATTACCCGCCGTTGAAGgaggagcaataatgtttttgcctgtgtgtgtgtgtgttcatttgtctgtatcCTGAATGACTAActacaaagtaatcattgggttgaaatttacaactgattaccttttggagttgtCTCgactgaagatggccgccacagctacgcgatcttagcaaacacaaatatgactataagtcagtcagttttacagacactgaactaaaatttggcgtgTTAATATCTGAGTCATCCCCAATTTAATGATGTGAGAATTGTTAACTACTGGAATcggctctgtttgtttgtttttatctcatgaagcacagaatggattttattaaaactttctgaaCATAATccatagatgtacatctgcaactgccTAAttttttggtgtcaacccaattcaagatggccaccgcagccaatCAACAGTAGcccacacaaacatggctgaatTCAGTGAATtctacagacattgagctaaactttagtgTGGAGGGAGCTGACAGTCATGAAAGAACACGCGAGGCACTGCAATCATTGGGTTTAACTGTATTTTCATGGcttgacaaaaatggctgtaactgtctcatttctcatctttagataatcttactttaaaactggcatgaaagtgatatgtattccttcaaggaatgctgttttttttttactaaatctgtttgttttttaaatactctCACTTCTGTTCATTTAAAGCATGAACATACACTCTCTTCTCTTCTTTAAGATGTGATTTTTGactctatttctctctctcgGCTTCCATTAGCTCTCTCCTGGCTTCTTCTGGTAACCAAGCCAAAACGCCACCACACTCTCCTCCCTGCAGCGGGTCTCCAAGTTCAGTCAGGTACGGGTCCAGAGCCGACGTTTGGCTGTTTACATCAGATAACATGACACTAAAACCAACAGAGTTATAAGTCATGTCCAAAGGAGCTGCTAAAGTTGATCAAATTGTCAGAGAAAGTAAATGAAGACTTATTGTATTAAAGTGTAACCCAATGCAAAGCAGCTCCAAGCAAAACATTAACTTGAAATGGAGGATTTTAGTTGACTGCAGTTATTATAGAGAGCAAAATAGTTTCCGTGTTGAAGTAAGAGGACATTTTATATTGGGTAGTTTTGAAAGTAAgggtcagatttttttttctgcttaaatCAATAATCCCTAAAATGGTTGAAGGTGGGCCATGTCGTGCGAAACAGAAAACCTCATCTTCAGAATAACTTCTGAGCTCAAtttaatggcaaaaaaaaaatgcatgtgtgGAAACGCACTAAATGTAACTTTCCCGTTGTATTTTCTGCCTTGTTTTTGGCATTCCCCTCTCCTCCCTGCCCTTTCCAGGCCCATGGAGTCCCTGGGAAGTAATTATGGCGGTAACTATGGAAACCATGGTCAGTCATTGCCTATCCCAGTGCCGACTCAGGTCCAGAACTACCAACGCATGGAGCAGAACCTCCAGTCTACCAAACAGGACGGATCACCACGGTCTgtgtccaaacacacacaaacaaaacaaaagaaaagaaccatGAAGTCCTCGTGTTTGTTAGTCAAACCACTGATGTAGTGGTTTGAGTTTGTTGATTGGTGATCTTCGCAGGCTGTCGACGCCGGTGCGACGCTGCAGCAGCGGGAGTTTGCCGGGCTTTCGACCTGGCCCCTCACCCCCCTGGCAGGTAGCAGTTCCCGCCTCCCGCAGGCTCTCCCTGGGGGGTACCAGAACGTTCCAGCTCTCTCCTCAAGGTACTCAGGAAATTAACTTTCATCGTGtcaatttcttttcttgttctctTTGTCAAATCCTGCCTCTTATAACCTGTTACCTATAACCATTAAAGGCTAGCGTTCATAAACATAATGGTTTATTTCATATCAtcagtttcagtatttttttaaatgtttaatactttgtaaagggttttgtttttatggctcAAAAAATGACTATTGCACCCTAATGTATTTAGTATTTTCTAGTTATTAGTTCTGCAGGTATTATTGTTACCCAGTTCTAAGATGAGTTGGAGGAACTTGTTAATATTCTACCTTCTGGTAACCTTTGTTTCACACTTCCTGccaaaaatgagaacaaatctTCCCACCTCTGTCCCACTTCACTTTGCAGCTCCGCAGCATGCCGAACTGAGGCCGGCTTCCCAGCAGCACCCACAGGCGGCAGGCCTCGGCTCAcggctccacagcgccccctgtcTGTTGGAGTGCGCGGGTGGCGGCGGCAGGCAGAAAATCAAGAAGCAGCACTCGGACCCTGTGACCGCCCCCCCAGCGGGGCTGATGACGGTCCGTCCCCTACACTCTTCCCCCAGGCTTAGCGAGCTGATGCAGCGCAACCCCCTCCCTACGATCCTGGGCTCGCCCTCCAGAGTGAGTCACAGTCGGTTTGTCACTCAGGTCAGGTTAAGATGCACAAAACCttgagtgtattttttttctctcctcaggCTATACCCCCATTTGAATTTCCTAAACCCCCTAGTTCTCCGAACCTTGTGAATTACCTGACTCAGAAGGGTTTGGTCATTGGCTCGCCTTGCAGCAGGACTGCCCCAGGAGAGCTCCGAGACTTTGGGCAACAAGCCATGAACACAGCTCACTGCATTCACAGACTGAACGAGGATGACGGGAGCTTTGGAAGGTTAGATTGTTGTATTTATTATGGTTTTTATACTGACCTTAATATCAAGTGAGGGTTGTTTGGCTGCA
Above is a genomic segment from Kryptolebias marmoratus isolate JLee-2015 linkage group LG14, ASM164957v2, whole genome shotgun sequence containing:
- the ulk1b gene encoding serine/threonine-protein kinase ULK1 isoform X2; protein product: METVGKFEFSRKDLIGHGAFAVVFKGRHREKHDWEVAVKCINKKNLAKSQTLLGKEIKILKELKHENIVALLDFQETASSVYLVMEYCNGGDLADYLHSKGTLSEDTIRVFLQQIAGAMRVLQTKGIIHRDLKPQNILLSYPPGRKSHSNNTCIKIADFGFARYLQSNMMAATLCGSPMYMAPEVIMSQNYDAKADLWSIGTIVFQCLTGKAPFQASSPQDLRLFYEKNKNLSPNIPRETSHHLRQLLLGLLLRGPKDRMEFDEFFCHPFLDASSSVKKTTPTVTMTCLPSSASASSCSSSSTSHLASPPQSLAETQHLRAKVPASPTQEATGFLLKDSSGAGGSSKNSSSCDTDDFVMVPAHFTSELTCESKVLQDSLMNSGSLLASSGNQAKTPPHSPPCSGSPSSVRPMESLGSNYGGNYGNHGQSLPIPVPTQVQNYQRMEQNLQSTKQDGSPRLSTPVRRCSSGSLPGFRPGPSPPWQVAVPASRRLSLGGTRTFQLSPQAPQHAELRPASQQHPQAAGLGSRLHSAPCLLECAGGGGRQKIKKQHSDPVTAPPAGLMTVRPLHSSPRLSELMQRNPLPTILGSPSRAIPPFEFPKPPSSPNLVNYLTQKGLVIGSPCSRTAPGELRDFGQQAMNTAHCIHRLNEDDGSFGRSQSAGRLSDVLLMAAFGAGGHAGERGSTENLTSEKAIDITGAPGDCGGFTLGSCSPAQVVFTVGSPPSGSTPPHCSRQRKYSGSFNSSSPAGSLTSRYPQTGTYLEGFEAPPSPRYSFTDPITANLGGPVTFEAPELPEETLMEQEHTETVQSLRFTLDFTFCLMEVAGARGAVVAGGQGDVSQLSILQQQSLVADQISSLSREWSHAEQLVLYLKTAELLSTALHTAMERVKQGKLYPSATVKQIVRRLNELYKSCVASCRSLSTRLERFFSRKQRLMDQITSITAERLLFSHTVQMVQAAALDEMFHQGEASVLRYHKALLLMEGLSLLLTEHDDILSVGKCKEWIERRLTALQSGVCV
- the ulk1b gene encoding serine/threonine-protein kinase ULK1 isoform X1, whose product is METVGKFEFSRKDLIGHGAFAVVFKGRHREKHDWEVAVKCINKKNLAKSQTLLGKEIKILKELKHENIVALLDFQETASSVYLVMEYCNGGDLADYLHSKGTLSEDTIRVFLQQIAGAMRVLQTKGIIHRDLKPQNILLSYPPGRKSHSNNTCIKIADFGFARYLQSNMMAATLCGSPMYMAPEVIMSQNYDAKADLWSIGTIVFQCLTGKAPFQASSPQDLRLFYEKNKNLSPNIPRETSHHLRQLLLGLLLRGPKDRMEFDEFFCHPFLDASSSVKKTTPTVTMTCLPSSASASSCSSSSTSHLASPPQSLAETQHLRAKVPASPTQEATGFLLKDSSGAGGSSKNSSSCDTDDFVMVPAHFTTGELTCESKVLQDSLMNSGSLLASSGNQAKTPPHSPPCSGSPSSVRPMESLGSNYGGNYGNHGQSLPIPVPTQVQNYQRMEQNLQSTKQDGSPRLSTPVRRCSSGSLPGFRPGPSPPWQVAVPASRRLSLGGTRTFQLSPQAPQHAELRPASQQHPQAAGLGSRLHSAPCLLECAGGGGRQKIKKQHSDPVTAPPAGLMTVRPLHSSPRLSELMQRNPLPTILGSPSRAIPPFEFPKPPSSPNLVNYLTQKGLVIGSPCSRTAPGELRDFGQQAMNTAHCIHRLNEDDGSFGRSQSAGRLSDVLLMAAFGAGGHAGERGSTENLTSEKAIDITGAPGDCGGFTLGSCSPAQVVFTVGSPPSGSTPPHCSRQRKYSGSFNSSSPAGSLTSRYPQTGTYLEGFEAPPSPRYSFTDPITANLGGPVTFEAPELPEETLMEQEHTETVQSLRFTLDFTFCLMEVAGARGAVVAGGQGDVSQLSILQQQSLVADQISSLSREWSHAEQLVLYLKTAELLSTALHTAMERVKQGKLYPSATVKQIVRRLNELYKSCVASCRSLSTRLERFFSRKQRLMDQITSITAERLLFSHTVQMVQAAALDEMFHQGEASVLRYHKALLLMEGLSLLLTEHDDILSVGKCKEWIERRLTALQSGVCV